From a single Eleginops maclovinus isolate JMC-PN-2008 ecotype Puerto Natales chromosome 2, JC_Emac_rtc_rv5, whole genome shotgun sequence genomic region:
- the LOC134874688 gene encoding overexpressed in colon carcinoma 1 protein yields the protein MGCGNSSATNTSGGGPADVSKDVTEDLPVDDEKRRNYGGVYVGLPAEMADVATSQAKSS from the exons ATGGGTTGTGGCAATTCCTCAGCCACCAACACGTCAGGAGGGG GGCCAGCAGACGTGTCAAAAGATGT GACAGAAGATCTCCCGGTAGACGATGAGAAAAGAAG gAACTATGGAGGCGTTTACGTAGGTCTACCAGCAGAAATGGCCGATGTGGCCACCAGCCAGGCCAAGTCCTCATGA